GAAAATCACCGCCAAGAAGCTTGAATTTGACGGTATCGACCTTCTCAATACATCTGCACGCGAACGCCGTTCTTTGCGTGGCGGTCGTATTGCGATGATTTTGCAGGATCCCAAGTATTCGCTCAATCCTGTGATGACTATCGGCAGGCAGATTGCTGAGACGCTGAAAGCTCATGGCAAATTTTCGAGTGCGGAAATCCGTTCTCGTTCGATGGCCATGCTGGAAGCCGTACAAATCCGGGACCCCGAGCGCGTTATGAAACTCTATCCGCATGAGGTATCGGGCGGCATGGGGCAGCGCGTCATGATCGCCATGATGCTGGTAGCAGAGCCGGAAATGTTGATCGCGGACGAGCCAACATCTGCGCTCGATGTGACTGTTCAGCTCGAGGTGCTTGGTATTCTCGACAAGCTGGTTGCAGAGCGCGGCATGGGGCTGATCTTTGTCAGCCACGATCTGCGTCTTGTTTCCTCTTTCTGCGACCGCGTGATTGTCATGTATGCGGGCAAAATTGTTGAGGAAATCGCAGCGAGTGATCTCGCCAATGCGAAACACCCTTATACGCAAGGATTGCTGAACTGCATGCCGAAACTCGGAACTGACCGTCATCCGCTTCCTACCTTACAGCGTGAGGAGGCATGGCGTCTATGAGCACTGCACCAGCACTTAGCGTCGATAAGATCGACGTGTTTTTCGATGAATTCCATGCGTTGAAATCAGTGAGTATCGAGGTCGCGCGCGGAGAATCCTATGGTCTGGTCGGCGAATCCGGTTCCGGCAAATCCACACTTCTACGCGCTGTAGCCGGGCTTGCACCTGTTGACGACGGCGAAATCCGCATCGATGGAACGGTGCTCAAAACACCGCGTGATAAAGCCTTCTATCGCAATGTTCAGATGGTTTTTCAGGACCCTTATGGCTCGCTGCATCCGCGGCAGACCGTTGATCGGCTGTTACTTGAACCACTCGCTATCCATGGCATCGGTGATACGGAAAAACGTATCGTGCGCGCACTGGATGAAGTGGGACTAGGCTCCGGCTTTCGTTTCCGCTATCCGCATCAGCTTTCAGGCGGCCAGCGTCAGCGTATTGCGATTGCACGCGCACTTATCATTGAGCCAAGCATTCTGCTTCTTGATGAGCCAACATCAGCACTCGATGCATCGGTACAGGCCGAAGTTCTCAACCTGCTCGAACAGGTCCGCCGCGACCGTAAACTGACCTTCGTTATGGTCAGTCATGATCTTGGAGTTGTTACCCATATGTGTGAGCGGCTGGCCGTCATGCGTAATGGTGAAGTGGTCGAGCAGCTGGAAGCCGGTGATCTTGTTAGTGGTAAAATATCGGCCGACTACACGAAGAACCTGATGGCTGCCAGTGAAGGTTTCCGCAGGTAATCGAATAAAAAGGGGACCCAACGGTCCCCTTTTTTCAATCATCCGATCCACGACGGGCATTATCTCCATCCTTGCCACGCCGCCAATAGGCAACAATCAGTTGCTTGTCCTTAGGCACATTGCGCTCTTTGCGCATATAGGTGCGGATGGCGCGAAACGCATTGAACTCACATCCTAC
This genomic stretch from Brucella pseudogrignonensis harbors:
- a CDS encoding ABC transporter ATP-binding protein, with translation MKPLLTVEDLRVTFPTRTGAIEAVRGVSFTLGRERLGIVGESGSGKSQTGRAIMGLTPPHAKITAKKLEFDGIDLLNTSARERRSLRGGRIAMILQDPKYSLNPVMTIGRQIAETLKAHGKFSSAEIRSRSMAMLEAVQIRDPERVMKLYPHEVSGGMGQRVMIAMMLVAEPEMLIADEPTSALDVTVQLEVLGILDKLVAERGMGLIFVSHDLRLVSSFCDRVIVMYAGKIVEEIAASDLANAKHPYTQGLLNCMPKLGTDRHPLPTLQREEAWRL
- a CDS encoding ABC transporter ATP-binding protein, coding for MSTAPALSVDKIDVFFDEFHALKSVSIEVARGESYGLVGESGSGKSTLLRAVAGLAPVDDGEIRIDGTVLKTPRDKAFYRNVQMVFQDPYGSLHPRQTVDRLLLEPLAIHGIGDTEKRIVRALDEVGLGSGFRFRYPHQLSGGQRQRIAIARALIIEPSILLLDEPTSALDASVQAEVLNLLEQVRRDRKLTFVMVSHDLGVVTHMCERLAVMRNGEVVEQLEAGDLVSGKISADYTKNLMAASEGFRR